A region of Paractinoplanes abujensis DNA encodes the following proteins:
- a CDS encoding DUF948 domain-containing protein, producing the protein MDAGEIAGLIAAGAFLMLVVVLAVPLLKLGRTVDAATRAINDVTDRTGPLLTDVNETVKGVNVALGQVQVSLDGVNVQLGKVDTITEHAAHVTANVANLSTVVAAAAANPLVKVASFGYGLRKTVQARRNADEAREVRETMKQRRKAARR; encoded by the coding sequence ATGGACGCCGGAGAAATCGCAGGCCTGATCGCGGCGGGCGCCTTTCTGATGCTCGTCGTCGTGCTCGCCGTTCCGCTGCTCAAGCTGGGCCGCACCGTCGACGCCGCCACCAGGGCCATCAACGACGTGACCGACCGCACCGGCCCGCTGCTGACCGATGTCAACGAGACCGTCAAGGGCGTGAACGTCGCCCTCGGTCAGGTGCAGGTCTCTTTGGACGGTGTGAACGTCCAGCTCGGCAAGGTCGACACGATCACCGAGCACGCCGCCCACGTCACCGCCAACGTGGCCAACCTGTCCACCGTCGTGGCCGCCGCCGCGGCCAACCCGCTGGTCAAGGTGGCCTCGTTCGGGTACGGCTTGCGCAAGACCGTCCAGGCGCGCCGCAACGCCGACGAGGCTCGCGAGGTGCGCGAGACCATGAAGCAGCGCCGCAAGGCCGCCCGCCGCTAA
- the alaS gene encoding alanine--tRNA ligase — MKTAEIKRRYLAHFEANGHTVVPSAPLPAIDDPNLLFINAGMVQFVPYFLGQRTPPFPRAVSVQKCIRTPDIDEVGKTSRHGTFFQMNGNFSFGDYFKEGAIKLAWELSTNPVEQGGFGLDPERIWPTVYLDDDEAFAHWKAIGVPESRIVRRGKKDNYWSMGIPGPAGPCSELFYDRGPEYGKDGGPEVDEDRFMEFWNLVFMQYEITDVKSKSEFTVVGDLPKQNIDTGMGLERVAALLQGVDNLYEIDEVRPILDRAAEMTGKQYGAKSGHIAGESHPDDVRLRVIADHVRTALMLIGDGVTPSNEGRGYVLRRIMRRAIRAIRLLGWQAPALPELLPVARDCMAPSYPELAEEFGRISTYAYAEEDAFLSTLRAGTTILDTAISDTRAKGGKALSGDQAFQLHDTYGFPIDLTLEIAQEQGLEVDQDGFRRLMADQRARAKADAAARKTGHADLSAYRNALDLGGPVEFTGYQEVSRESRVRALIGGSGAVEVAGEGDFVELVLDTTPFYAEGGGQQADTGVIKVGGGQLEIVDVQQPLPGLIVHKARVIRGEVRTGEAAEAEIDVTRRKAISRSHTATHLIHQTMRAFLGESATQAGSLNAPGRLRFDFNTPGAVSPAVLHDVEQQVNEVLLRDLEVHAFITSQSEARRLGAMALFGEKYGDEVRVVEVGDYARELCGGTHVARSGQLGLVKILNEQSIGSGVRRVEALVGIDAFGFLAKEHLLVARLAELFRVPGDQVADRVEQTVTALRDAEKELEKMRAQMVLGGAGTLAAQAKDVRGVAFVGTEAPEGAAGNDVRTLAQEIRGKIDAARPAVVAVAARANGKASLIVALNGAAKARGLSAADLVKGALSGRGGGNADLAQGGGLPADQVPVLLAAVEKAVGDTAQ, encoded by the coding sequence ATGAAGACGGCGGAGATCAAGCGGCGCTATCTGGCGCATTTCGAGGCCAACGGGCACACGGTCGTGCCGAGTGCCCCGCTGCCCGCTATCGACGACCCCAACCTGCTGTTCATCAACGCCGGCATGGTGCAGTTCGTGCCGTATTTCCTGGGCCAGCGCACCCCGCCTTTCCCTCGTGCGGTGAGCGTGCAGAAGTGCATCCGCACGCCCGACATCGACGAGGTCGGCAAGACCTCCCGGCACGGCACGTTCTTCCAGATGAACGGCAACTTCTCGTTCGGCGACTACTTCAAGGAAGGCGCGATCAAGCTCGCCTGGGAGCTGTCGACGAACCCGGTCGAGCAGGGCGGCTTCGGGCTCGACCCGGAGCGCATCTGGCCGACCGTCTACCTCGACGACGACGAGGCGTTCGCCCACTGGAAGGCGATCGGGGTGCCCGAGTCGCGGATCGTGCGCCGCGGCAAGAAGGACAACTACTGGTCGATGGGCATCCCGGGCCCGGCCGGCCCGTGCTCCGAGCTGTTCTACGACCGCGGCCCCGAGTACGGCAAGGACGGCGGCCCCGAGGTCGACGAGGACCGGTTCATGGAGTTCTGGAACCTGGTCTTCATGCAGTACGAGATCACCGACGTGAAGTCGAAGTCGGAGTTCACGGTCGTCGGTGACCTGCCCAAGCAGAACATCGACACCGGCATGGGCCTGGAGCGCGTCGCGGCGCTGCTGCAGGGCGTCGACAACCTGTACGAGATCGACGAGGTGCGCCCGATCCTCGACCGCGCGGCCGAGATGACCGGCAAGCAGTACGGCGCGAAGTCCGGGCACATCGCGGGTGAGTCCCACCCCGACGACGTACGCCTGCGGGTGATCGCCGACCACGTGCGCACCGCGCTGATGCTGATCGGCGACGGTGTCACGCCCAGCAACGAGGGCCGTGGATACGTGCTGCGCCGGATCATGCGCCGCGCGATCCGGGCGATCCGTCTGCTCGGCTGGCAAGCGCCGGCGCTGCCCGAGCTGCTGCCGGTGGCGCGCGACTGCATGGCCCCGTCGTACCCCGAGCTGGCCGAGGAGTTCGGCCGGATCTCCACGTACGCGTACGCCGAGGAGGACGCGTTCCTGTCCACGCTGCGCGCGGGCACGACGATCCTGGACACGGCGATCAGCGACACCCGGGCCAAGGGCGGCAAGGCGCTCAGCGGCGACCAGGCCTTCCAGCTGCACGACACGTACGGCTTCCCGATCGACCTGACCCTGGAGATCGCGCAGGAGCAGGGCCTCGAGGTCGACCAGGACGGCTTCCGCCGGCTGATGGCCGACCAGCGGGCCCGCGCGAAGGCGGACGCGGCCGCGCGCAAGACGGGCCACGCCGACCTCAGCGCGTACCGGAACGCTCTGGATCTCGGTGGTCCGGTCGAGTTCACCGGTTATCAGGAGGTCTCGCGCGAGTCGCGGGTGCGGGCGCTCATCGGTGGCAGCGGCGCGGTCGAGGTGGCCGGCGAGGGTGACTTCGTGGAGCTGGTGCTCGACACCACGCCGTTCTACGCCGAGGGCGGTGGCCAGCAGGCCGACACCGGCGTGATCAAGGTCGGCGGGGGCCAGCTCGAGATCGTCGACGTGCAGCAGCCGCTGCCGGGCCTGATCGTGCACAAGGCGCGGGTGATCCGCGGTGAGGTGCGCACGGGTGAGGCGGCCGAGGCCGAGATCGACGTGACCCGGCGCAAGGCGATCTCGCGGTCGCACACCGCCACCCACCTGATCCACCAGACCATGCGCGCGTTCCTCGGCGAGTCGGCGACCCAGGCCGGTTCGCTGAACGCGCCGGGCCGGCTGCGTTTCGACTTCAACACGCCGGGGGCCGTCTCGCCCGCGGTGCTGCACGACGTCGAGCAGCAGGTCAACGAGGTGCTGCTGCGTGACCTGGAAGTCCACGCGTTCATCACCTCCCAGTCCGAGGCGCGCCGGTTGGGCGCGATGGCGCTGTTCGGAGAGAAGTACGGCGATGAGGTCCGTGTGGTTGAAGTCGGCGACTACGCGCGTGAGCTTTGTGGTGGCACGCACGTCGCCCGCTCGGGTCAGCTGGGCCTGGTGAAGATCCTCAACGAGCAGTCGATCGGCTCCGGTGTGCGCCGGGTCGAGGCGCTCGTCGGCATCGACGCGTTCGGCTTCCTGGCCAAGGAACACCTGTTGGTGGCGCGTCTGGCCGAGCTTTTCCGGGTGCCCGGGGACCAGGTCGCGGACCGGGTCGAGCAGACGGTGACCGCGCTGCGCGACGCCGAGAAGGAGCTCGAGAAGATGCGCGCGCAGATGGTGCTGGGCGGTGCGGGTACGCTCGCGGCCCAGGCCAAGGATGTGCGCGGGGTGGCCTTCGTCGGCACCGAGGCTCCCGAGGGCGCGGCCGGCAACGACGTGCGTACGCTGGCTCAGGAGATCCGCGGCAAGATCGACGCGGCTCGTCCCGCGGTGGTCGCGGTGGCGGCCCGGGCTAACGGCAAGGCGTCGCTGATCGTTGCTCTCAACGGCGCGGCCAAGGCCCGTGGGCTCTCCGCGGCCGATCTGGTCAAGGGCGCCCTGTCCGGCCGGGGTGGCGGCAACGCCGACCTCGCGCAGGGCGGTGGGCTGCCCGCCGACCAGGTGCCGGTACTTTTGGCGGCGGTCGAGAAGGCGGTGGGTGACACCGCTCAGTAG
- the ruvX gene encoding Holliday junction resolvase RuvX — MSALSRGRRLGVDVGKVRVGVAISDPDGILATPLVTVPRDMGAATDAVPSDIAELVRLVGEHEVVQIVVGLPVRLNGAEGPAAIDIRAYVERLSASAGEVPVALADERMSTVVATRRLAERGVRGKRQRAVVDQAAAVEILQSWLDAQRRQR; from the coding sequence ATGAGCGCGCTGTCGCGGGGTAGGCGACTGGGCGTCGATGTCGGTAAGGTGCGCGTCGGGGTCGCGATCAGCGACCCTGACGGGATCCTGGCCACCCCCCTGGTCACGGTGCCCCGTGACATGGGTGCGGCAACCGATGCCGTGCCTAGCGACATAGCTGAGCTCGTCCGCCTTGTGGGGGAACACGAGGTGGTGCAGATCGTGGTGGGGCTCCCGGTGCGCCTGAACGGGGCCGAGGGACCCGCCGCCATCGACATCCGCGCGTACGTGGAGCGCCTGTCGGCTTCGGCCGGTGAGGTTCCGGTTGCTCTTGCTGACGAGAGGATGTCGACGGTGGTCGCAACCCGTAGGCTTGCCGAGCGTGGCGTCCGAGGGAAGCGCCAACGCGCGGTCGTCGACCAGGCGGCCGCGGTGGAGATCCTGCAGAGCTGGCTGGACGCGCAGCGGAGGCAGAGATGA
- the mltG gene encoding endolytic transglycosylase MltG, whose translation MIDELDLAFDEHADKTKPRHRRGRGGKKSSGKSGIAFVMAFVLLAALGGGVYFGYNKVKDFFTAADYDGAGGDAIQVTIEKNATLTDIGNALVDVDVVKSTKAFVNAADANPKGKNIQSGTYNMKKQMSAESAVTLLLDPKARVTKGVTFREGLTMMQTFALLSKATKIPEDDFVQAAKDPEALGIPDFWFNRRDGKQAKKTVEGFLFPDTYEFDPKMDAKAILEVMIGRFLDTATEIGFVDTVQKNLSVSPFEALVVASLAEAEAGVPQDLSKIARVAYNRTYKQQPAMPLQFDVTANYWLQLKGSAAKHSGQLSQKELDDPNNPYNSVSRAGLPPGPIDNPGKSALEGAMKPASGEWLFFVAVDKKGNSAFAITNEQHDANRLKACRNGVPLSNCPK comes from the coding sequence ATGATCGACGAGCTGGATCTGGCGTTCGACGAGCACGCCGACAAGACGAAACCCCGGCACCGCCGGGGTCGCGGCGGCAAGAAGAGCTCGGGCAAGTCCGGCATCGCCTTTGTCATGGCTTTTGTCCTGCTTGCCGCGCTCGGCGGTGGTGTCTACTTCGGCTACAACAAGGTCAAGGACTTCTTCACGGCGGCCGATTACGACGGCGCGGGTGGCGACGCCATCCAGGTGACGATCGAGAAGAACGCGACCCTCACCGATATCGGCAACGCCCTGGTCGACGTCGACGTCGTCAAGAGCACCAAGGCCTTCGTGAACGCGGCGGACGCCAACCCCAAGGGCAAGAACATCCAGTCCGGCACGTACAACATGAAGAAGCAGATGTCGGCCGAAAGCGCCGTCACCCTGCTGCTCGACCCCAAGGCGCGGGTCACCAAGGGTGTCACCTTCCGCGAGGGTCTCACGATGATGCAGACGTTCGCTCTGCTGTCCAAGGCCACAAAGATCCCGGAAGACGACTTCGTGCAGGCCGCGAAGGACCCGGAGGCGCTGGGCATCCCCGACTTCTGGTTCAACCGGCGCGACGGCAAGCAGGCCAAGAAGACGGTCGAGGGCTTCCTCTTCCCCGACACGTACGAGTTCGATCCCAAGATGGACGCCAAGGCGATCCTCGAGGTGATGATCGGCCGCTTCCTCGACACCGCCACCGAGATCGGCTTCGTCGACACCGTGCAGAAGAATCTGTCGGTCTCGCCGTTCGAGGCGCTCGTGGTCGCCTCGCTGGCCGAGGCCGAGGCGGGCGTCCCCCAGGACCTGTCGAAGATCGCCCGGGTCGCCTACAACCGCACGTACAAGCAGCAGCCGGCCATGCCGCTGCAGTTCGACGTCACCGCGAACTACTGGCTGCAGCTCAAGGGCAGCGCGGCCAAGCACTCGGGGCAGCTCAGCCAGAAGGAACTCGACGACCCGAACAATCCGTACAACTCGGTGAGCCGGGCCGGTCTGCCCCCGGGCCCGATCGACAACCCGGGCAAGTCCGCGCTCGAGGGTGCGATGAAGCCGGCCTCGGGCGAGTGGCTGTTCTTCGTGGCCGTCGACAAGAAGGGCAACTCGGCCTTCGCCATCACCAACGAGCAGCACGACGCGAACCGGCTCAAGGCCTGCCGGAACGGCGTCCCGCTGAGCAACTGCCCGAAGTGA
- a CDS encoding shikimate dehydrogenase, with translation MTAIRRAAVCGMPISHSLSPVIHNAGFAAAGLSGWSYGSFECGQADLAALVGGLGPEWAGLSLTMPLKEEGLRLAAAASPVAVAIGAANTLVRREDGSWQADNTDVAGMVRVLREAGLKPAPTVSVLGGGGTARAALAAAADLGASAVTVVTRRPAAREELIPVATALGLAVLSTPWELASTAFEADAVISTVPKGAADHLAGDVPWRAGTVLFDAIYDPWPTPLAADAQAHGVPVLSGLDLLLAQALSQFEQFTGVKPAPEEAMRAALLAAAAAR, from the coding sequence ATGACCGCCATCCGCCGGGCCGCCGTGTGCGGCATGCCGATCAGCCACTCGTTGTCGCCCGTGATCCACAACGCGGGTTTCGCGGCCGCGGGGTTGTCCGGCTGGTCCTACGGCTCCTTCGAATGCGGCCAGGCCGACCTGGCCGCATTGGTCGGCGGGCTCGGCCCCGAGTGGGCCGGGCTGTCGCTGACCATGCCGCTCAAGGAGGAGGGGCTGCGCCTGGCCGCGGCGGCGTCCCCGGTGGCGGTGGCGATCGGCGCGGCCAACACCCTCGTACGCCGGGAGGACGGCAGCTGGCAGGCCGACAACACGGACGTGGCGGGCATGGTCCGGGTGCTGCGCGAGGCCGGCTTGAAGCCCGCGCCGACGGTCTCCGTGCTGGGCGGCGGGGGCACGGCGCGTGCGGCCCTGGCCGCGGCGGCCGACCTGGGCGCCTCAGCCGTCACGGTGGTGACCCGGCGCCCGGCGGCCCGCGAGGAGCTGATCCCCGTGGCGACGGCGCTGGGCCTGGCCGTCCTGAGCACACCGTGGGAGCTGGCGAGCACCGCGTTCGAGGCCGACGCCGTGATCTCGACTGTGCCCAAGGGCGCCGCCGACCATCTGGCGGGTGATGTGCCCTGGCGTGCCGGCACGGTGCTCTTCGACGCGATCTACGACCCGTGGCCGACACCTCTGGCCGCCGACGCGCAAGCCCACGGCGTACCGGTGCTGTCCGGTCTTGATCTTTTGCTGGCACAGGCGCTGAGCCAGTTCGAGCAGTTCACCGGCGTCAAACCGGCCCCGGAAGAGGCGATGCGGGCGGCTCTGCTCGCCGCGGCGGCGGCCCGTT